One window from the genome of Cryomorphaceae bacterium 1068 encodes:
- a CDS encoding zinc-dependent metalloprotease, whose protein sequence is MKIIRQLLFVCIALFATSTLMAQEAIKKNILKYQESGKVFEKISPFKAATAKGSEALRNLGVEESALLDGTAFFLDESKSSSSELSEFVKMQLPVGEEPFEVLLYEQSIFTEDVKISTSDAPDSYLPLPDVRFYRGIVVGQEHSLVAMTISEDEINGLVSYGSETYVVGKIDGSETNAHIWYKDQDLLLDETFSCNAIPSEDHDDSEKIETFGAPKTVQCVRMRIEIDSDIVNDFGGTVGATNYTTALFNQVVILFANDDIDIAISEIFAWNGSSPYSGDLENRLFQMSNNSPNADLTQLITGAGGGGIAFLSGLCSVSNGVSVSGIFGFFNNIPSYSWDVNVTAHEIGHNLSSPHTHACAWNGNSTAIDGCGFAAGFSEGCNASIPSGGGTIMSYCHLLSTGVNFNLGFGPQPSTRMANYIDSRSCLGTTCVTSPPTECEDESLVLTINTDDYPDETTWQITDGGTIVASGGPYASDFTTFTENICVPVGCYDFEILDSFGDGICCSQGAGNYSLADAAGNVLASGGSFTFSESTSFCLDDPEACAFINFNEFSIQSYIPSRDNGNWAIQEGGTAIFLEDNSLKYIPINYDVTANTNLSFEFRSTDQGSIHAIAVETNNSLTLPALFKLHGTLNNPQVISDFDNYSGSSYQSYVIPVGTYFTGNDLDLVVLSANVNGSPGNNSYFRNIRLYEGDACGGAASPQGLSAASVDADFVLFPNPTRDNVELSSMSGVDIETIQVFSITGALIDQIVVNGPRGMLEFSDKSQGIYLIKWTDENGQNHQERLIKTQ, encoded by the coding sequence ATGAAAATAATTAGACAATTATTATTCGTTTGTATTGCCTTATTTGCAACTAGTACCTTGATGGCTCAAGAAGCAATAAAAAAGAACATCCTCAAATACCAAGAATCGGGTAAGGTATTTGAAAAAATCTCACCATTTAAAGCTGCAACTGCAAAAGGTTCCGAAGCTCTTCGGAATTTAGGTGTAGAAGAATCGGCTCTTCTCGACGGTACAGCATTCTTCCTTGATGAATCTAAATCTTCCTCATCAGAACTTTCGGAATTTGTAAAAATGCAATTACCCGTTGGTGAAGAACCCTTTGAGGTATTGCTTTATGAGCAGAGTATATTTACTGAGGATGTGAAAATCTCAACAAGTGATGCTCCCGACTCGTACCTACCTCTTCCAGATGTTCGATTTTACAGAGGAATAGTAGTTGGACAAGAACATTCGCTGGTAGCCATGACCATTTCAGAAGATGAAATCAACGGTTTGGTTTCTTACGGTTCAGAAACTTACGTAGTAGGAAAAATAGATGGATCGGAAACAAATGCACACATCTGGTATAAGGATCAAGATCTTTTATTGGATGAAACTTTTTCATGCAATGCAATCCCTTCTGAGGATCACGATGATTCTGAAAAAATTGAAACATTCGGAGCACCAAAGACTGTACAATGTGTAAGGATGCGTATCGAGATAGACAGTGACATCGTGAACGATTTTGGCGGAACCGTCGGAGCGACAAATTACACCACTGCTCTTTTCAATCAAGTAGTTATTCTATTTGCCAACGATGACATTGACATCGCTATATCAGAAATATTTGCATGGAATGGAAGTAGCCCATATTCTGGCGACTTAGAGAACAGACTCTTTCAAATGTCCAATAACTCTCCAAATGCTGATCTAACTCAACTCATTACCGGAGCTGGAGGTGGAGGTATTGCCTTCCTTTCAGGCCTTTGCTCCGTTAGTAATGGAGTGAGTGTTTCAGGAATCTTTGGCTTTTTCAACAATATTCCAAGTTACTCTTGGGATGTAAATGTTACTGCTCATGAGATTGGTCATAACCTTTCGTCTCCTCATACACATGCTTGTGCGTGGAATGGCAATAGTACGGCGATTGACGGATGTGGATTTGCAGCTGGCTTTAGTGAAGGTTGTAATGCTTCTATACCATCAGGGGGGGGAACAATCATGAGCTACTGCCACTTATTGAGTACTGGTGTTAATTTCAATTTAGGATTTGGCCCTCAACCAAGCACTAGAATGGCAAACTACATCGATTCTCGTTCATGCTTGGGAACGACATGTGTTACAAGCCCACCGACTGAATGTGAAGATGAAAGTCTGGTTTTGACAATTAACACTGATGATTATCCAGATGAAACCACATGGCAGATTACTGACGGTGGAACTATCGTTGCATCTGGTGGTCCTTACGCTTCTGATTTCACAACTTTTACAGAAAATATTTGTGTTCCTGTTGGTTGCTACGATTTTGAAATACTTGATTCATTTGGTGACGGAATTTGTTGTTCTCAAGGAGCAGGTAATTACTCTCTTGCAGATGCAGCTGGTAATGTTTTAGCTTCAGGTGGTAGCTTTACTTTTTCTGAATCTACTTCTTTTTGTCTTGACGACCCGGAGGCATGTGCTTTCATCAATTTCAATGAATTTTCTATTCAGTCGTACATTCCATCTAGAGACAATGGAAACTGGGCCATTCAAGAAGGCGGAACGGCTATCTTCTTAGAAGATAATTCCCTGAAATATATACCTATTAATTACGATGTAACTGCAAATACCAATTTGTCATTCGAATTCAGAAGCACCGATCAGGGATCAATCCACGCTATTGCCGTTGAAACGAATAATTCGCTAACACTTCCAGCACTCTTTAAGCTGCACGGTACTCTTAATAATCCACAAGTCATTTCTGATTTTGATAATTACTCAGGTTCCTCATACCAATCATACGTCATCCCTGTGGGAACGTACTTTACAGGAAATGATCTTGATTTGGTTGTTTTGTCTGCCAATGTGAATGGATCACCAGGTAACAATTCTTACTTCAGGAATATCAGACTTTACGAAGGCGATGCTTGTGGTGGCGCTGCTTCTCCTCAAGGATTATCAGCAGCGTCAGTAGACGCTGACTTTGTGCTATTCCCTAACCCAACAAGAGATAATGTGGAATTATCTTCCATGTCAGGAGTAGACATTGAGACGATTCAAGTATTCAGTATTACTGGTGCTCTTATTGATCAGATCGTAGTAAACGGACCAAGAGGAATGTTGGAATTCTCTGATAAGTCTCAGGGTATATACTTGATAAAATGGACTGATGAGAACGGTCAAAATCATCAAGAAAGATTGATTAAGACGCAATAA
- a CDS encoding alpha/beta hydrolase yields the protein MKSTRSKDFKIVVLSILLSHFGLQLTGQADYSFLDQTCYVTNIDGDTVNTGNLLMEDILTEDQLDIFTFRYDTDTVITNRNGQEVPVSRRFDIYLPDDSLSFKYSGGDINALPVVVILHSGQGDKDSAAPNGLAWARRGYIVVIPSIRSDRLGADYCYIYTKSLYLAAQDISAVVRSFSFLYDDSQLPVSMVEDNPLNERPVDGESIFYTGFSYGGSAGFHAASRMTQEQWEPYLGAGDEYQVDGEDGLVELGDGGLLHSTGRVFIDNYEFPYERIKGVMSRTAAIFKPEQLSYDLSPVKVPVQIVCGTCDQIIPYEERTFVNDEGLCDARVTFPDGTSDTTITFYGPQYISDAMDEADIYHELITFCNGGHTTNPCVLDYINAAEVRFVTSILKEEIDNTEKYDEVYRYQFENYSNQCCELGEGEYSYLNKCNCEPDNPFEVVDLPYISMPGCQFMNECDLDSICELIPLSDDFFEQSRITSNIGLVKCEEGLCLQFSSNEEYVVSFTYYSEEGKELLTVNERIYSGINTVPVPSVLPRNRTIILHLEGYESIRFFLRAI from the coding sequence ATGAAAAGTACTAGAAGTAAAGATTTTAAAATTGTTGTCCTATCGATATTGCTCTCTCATTTTGGACTACAGTTGACCGGGCAGGCTGATTACAGCTTTTTAGATCAGACCTGCTATGTTACAAATATTGACGGGGATACTGTGAATACGGGTAATCTACTCATGGAGGATATTCTCACCGAAGATCAGCTTGATATTTTCACTTTTAGGTATGATACAGATACAGTGATCACAAATCGAAACGGACAGGAAGTTCCTGTCTCTCGGAGATTTGATATCTATCTGCCAGATGACTCGCTTTCATTTAAATATTCAGGAGGTGATATAAATGCTTTGCCGGTTGTCGTTATACTACATTCGGGTCAGGGGGATAAAGATAGCGCTGCGCCCAACGGTTTGGCGTGGGCTCGGAGAGGATATATTGTAGTAATTCCTTCTATCCGTTCTGACAGATTGGGTGCAGACTATTGCTATATATACACCAAGTCTTTGTATTTGGCTGCTCAAGACATTTCGGCAGTAGTGAGATCTTTTAGCTTTCTCTATGATGACAGTCAATTGCCTGTCTCAATGGTTGAGGACAATCCTTTGAACGAAAGACCTGTGGACGGAGAATCAATTTTTTACACGGGCTTCAGTTACGGAGGCTCCGCAGGATTTCATGCAGCGAGCAGAATGACACAAGAACAGTGGGAGCCCTATTTAGGAGCGGGAGATGAATACCAAGTAGATGGAGAAGATGGCTTAGTTGAACTAGGTGACGGTGGGTTGCTTCATTCAACGGGTCGCGTTTTTATTGATAACTATGAATTCCCCTACGAAAGAATAAAAGGAGTAATGTCTCGAACTGCGGCCATTTTCAAACCTGAGCAGTTGAGTTATGACCTGAGCCCCGTTAAAGTTCCCGTTCAAATCGTCTGTGGAACGTGTGATCAAATTATTCCATATGAAGAAAGGACGTTTGTAAATGACGAGGGTCTTTGTGATGCACGTGTTACTTTTCCTGATGGAACCAGCGATACTACCATCACCTTCTATGGTCCACAATATATTTCAGATGCCATGGACGAGGCCGATATTTATCATGAGCTCATTACTTTTTGTAACGGTGGCCATACGACTAATCCTTGTGTTTTAGATTATATTAATGCGGCCGAGGTAAGGTTTGTAACATCCATATTGAAAGAGGAAATTGATAATACTGAGAAGTATGACGAGGTGTATCGATACCAATTTGAGAATTACTCGAATCAGTGTTGTGAGCTCGGTGAAGGAGAGTATTCTTACCTTAATAAGTGCAACTGTGAACCTGACAACCCTTTCGAAGTCGTAGATCTGCCATACATAAGCATGCCAGGTTGCCAATTTATGAATGAATGTGATCTGGACTCCATTTGTGAATTGATACCTCTATCAGATGACTTTTTCGAACAGAGTAGGATCACCTCAAATATTGGGCTTGTAAAATGTGAAGAGGGTCTGTGCTTGCAATTTTCGTCCAATGAAGAATACGTCGTTAGTTTTACCTATTACTCAGAAGAGGGAAAAGAGCTTCTAACCGTCAATGAAAGAATTTACTCAGGAATAAATACTGTTCCCGTGCCCTCCGTTTTACCTCGTAACCGAACAATCATATTGCACTTAGAAGGATATGAAAGTATCAGATTCTTTTTGAGAGCTATCTAG
- a CDS encoding MmgE/PrpD family protein, translating to MKNHSVKVYPSKANLPKEEQLAYKLAKMVTDDVAISAEVEDMVINRIIDNASVAIASVNRTPVVNARAQALCHKRTDKGANIFGMPADFKVHAEWAAWANCVAVRELDYHDTFLAADYSHPGDSIPAVIAVAQQMGKSGKDILRGIVASYEVHVNLVKAICLHEHKIDHVAHLCPAQAAGVCALLGLDTETTYQAIQQALHVSVSTRQSRKGEISSWKAYVPGHGAKLAIEAVDRAMRGEKSPSPIYEGEDSVIAWVLDGPDAHYTIPLPEVGEEKRAILETYTKEHSAEYQSQALIDLAARMKERINDFSQIESILIETSHHTHYVIGTGSNDPQKFDPHATRETLDHSIMYIFAVALEDGTWHHELSYAPSRAQRPETVELWKKISTVEKEKWTKLYHDSDPDKKAFGGKVIITMKNGEVIEDEIERANAHPAGARPFVRPNYIGKFDMLTEKLITKVERDRFIGVAERLKDLTAAEVNDLTVEMPFDQVKENTPNTKGIF from the coding sequence ATGAAAAATCATTCAGTTAAAGTTTATCCATCAAAAGCTAACCTTCCGAAAGAAGAGCAACTCGCTTATAAATTGGCGAAAATGGTAACCGATGACGTCGCGATCAGCGCTGAAGTTGAGGATATGGTTATCAACCGTATTATCGACAATGCCTCAGTCGCCATAGCTTCTGTAAATCGAACACCTGTGGTGAATGCAAGAGCTCAAGCTTTGTGTCATAAACGAACTGATAAAGGGGCCAATATCTTTGGAATGCCCGCAGATTTTAAAGTACATGCAGAATGGGCGGCATGGGCCAATTGCGTTGCCGTGAGAGAATTGGATTATCACGATACTTTCTTAGCTGCGGATTATTCGCACCCCGGCGACAGTATACCCGCAGTAATTGCTGTTGCGCAGCAAATGGGCAAAAGTGGAAAAGATATCCTCAGAGGTATTGTTGCCTCTTACGAAGTACATGTAAATTTGGTAAAAGCCATTTGCCTTCACGAGCACAAGATTGACCACGTAGCTCACCTTTGCCCGGCACAGGCCGCGGGAGTTTGCGCCCTTCTTGGGTTGGATACGGAGACAACGTATCAAGCCATTCAGCAGGCACTCCACGTTTCGGTTTCGACACGACAGAGTCGTAAAGGAGAAATCTCAAGCTGGAAAGCTTACGTCCCGGGGCATGGAGCAAAGCTGGCCATTGAGGCGGTAGACAGAGCCATGCGTGGAGAGAAGAGCCCCTCCCCCATTTACGAAGGAGAAGACAGCGTAATCGCATGGGTACTCGATGGTCCCGATGCGCATTATACCATTCCACTTCCAGAAGTGGGTGAAGAGAAAAGAGCGATTCTTGAAACGTATACAAAGGAGCACTCCGCCGAGTATCAATCACAGGCACTGATTGATTTAGCAGCGAGAATGAAAGAAAGAATCAATGACTTCTCGCAAATCGAAAGTATCTTGATAGAGACATCGCACCACACGCATTACGTGATTGGGACTGGGTCCAACGATCCACAAAAATTTGATCCACATGCTACCCGAGAAACACTCGATCACAGTATCATGTACATCTTTGCCGTGGCGCTTGAAGATGGTACTTGGCATCACGAACTTTCGTATGCTCCTTCACGCGCTCAGCGACCTGAGACTGTTGAGCTTTGGAAAAAAATCTCTACCGTTGAAAAGGAAAAATGGACGAAACTCTACCACGATTCTGATCCTGACAAGAAGGCTTTTGGTGGTAAGGTGATCATAACCATGAAGAACGGTGAAGTCATCGAAGACGAAATCGAAAGAGCCAATGCTCACCCTGCAGGTGCCCGTCCATTCGTACGTCCAAATTACATTGGGAAGTTCGACATGTTAACCGAGAAGCTGATCACGAAAGTCGAAAGAGATCGCTTTATTGGAGTAGCCGAAAGATTAAAAGACCTCACAGCCGCGGAAGTAAATGATTTGACCGTGGAGATGCCATTCGACCAAGTGAAAGAAAACACACCAAATACTAAAGGAATTTTCTAA
- a CDS encoding M1 family aminopeptidase — MESRRFIQHESKSATSDVGQSYDWKYAVCKWEIDPWQRRIEGEVTNTIELYATTDSIDFDFSSELDVSGVWVDGEEASHYGFTQENSIFIKSDLLQSNLEHEIRIVYEGQPRQNNYLSFNQGFHGSSVPEIWTLSQPFGAADWWPCKMSLSDKLDSIRIEITVSAGNKAASQGVLEEVILNPDQTSTYVWTHRYPIPFYLVSMAVTNYAEFSYFAELENDTVEILNYVYPERMEDEMDRGLEIVSLMELFSDLFGEYPYASEKYGHAQASIPGGMEHSTMSTMSGLSFNLSAHELAHQWFGNKVTCGSWSDIWLNEGFATYMNGLAIEYLRPDEFDEWKAARISSITRQPDGSVFVTDTLDRDRIFNGRLSYNKGAYLLHMLRWVIGDESFFEGCRNYLNDPDHSFSYAHTDEFIQIMEEVSGKDLSEFFSDWYYGEGFPNYKIWYAQTDGGVFVKINQSPSHQSVDFFEIPIPIRLVGAESDTTVVLDNVIQGQMYFLEVDFVVNSLEFDPDRWILALSEVGIDPDINDEYENLFQAYPNPASTEVRFFSSTPISGLKTAEVYNVNGKLCKSIEPEGGILNGFRMDISELEPAVYIVRFQGFSDYSVRFIKME; from the coding sequence ATGGAGTCTCGCCGTTTCATTCAGCACGAATCAAAGAGTGCCACATCTGATGTGGGGCAATCATACGACTGGAAATATGCAGTTTGTAAGTGGGAGATTGACCCTTGGCAAAGACGAATTGAGGGAGAGGTGACGAATACCATTGAGCTCTATGCTACGACAGATTCAATTGACTTTGACTTTAGTTCTGAGCTTGATGTAAGTGGAGTTTGGGTAGATGGAGAAGAAGCAAGTCATTATGGCTTTACTCAGGAAAACTCAATTTTTATAAAGTCAGACTTATTGCAAAGCAATTTGGAGCATGAGATCCGAATAGTCTATGAGGGACAGCCGAGACAGAATAATTACCTTTCTTTCAATCAGGGTTTTCACGGGAGTAGTGTTCCCGAGATATGGACCCTTTCTCAACCTTTTGGGGCGGCTGATTGGTGGCCTTGTAAAATGTCTTTAAGTGATAAGCTCGATAGCATAAGAATAGAGATTACCGTTTCTGCCGGAAATAAGGCTGCATCTCAAGGAGTTCTTGAAGAAGTCATCCTAAATCCCGATCAAACGAGCACCTATGTTTGGACGCATCGTTACCCCATTCCTTTCTATTTGGTGTCTATGGCAGTCACGAACTACGCTGAATTCAGCTATTTCGCTGAATTGGAAAATGACACTGTAGAGATTCTGAATTATGTATATCCTGAGCGGATGGAAGATGAAATGGACAGAGGGCTGGAAATAGTCTCATTGATGGAACTCTTTTCAGATTTATTCGGCGAGTACCCCTATGCCTCCGAGAAGTATGGGCATGCTCAAGCCAGTATTCCGGGAGGGATGGAACATAGCACAATGAGCACAATGTCGGGGCTGTCATTCAATTTATCGGCTCATGAATTGGCTCATCAATGGTTTGGCAATAAGGTGACTTGCGGGAGCTGGTCGGATATATGGCTGAACGAAGGCTTTGCGACATATATGAACGGGCTGGCTATAGAGTACCTGAGGCCTGATGAGTTTGATGAATGGAAAGCCGCTAGAATATCGAGTATTACTCGTCAGCCTGATGGGTCGGTATTTGTGACGGATACCTTGGATAGAGATCGAATATTTAACGGGCGCCTCAGCTATAATAAAGGTGCCTACTTACTACACATGTTAAGGTGGGTTATCGGCGATGAATCATTTTTTGAAGGCTGTCGGAACTATTTAAACGATCCTGATCATTCATTTTCATATGCTCATACGGATGAGTTTATTCAAATCATGGAAGAGGTTTCCGGAAAAGACCTTTCGGAATTTTTTAGCGACTGGTATTACGGAGAGGGTTTTCCCAATTACAAAATTTGGTATGCCCAGACGGACGGAGGGGTGTTTGTGAAGATCAATCAGTCACCTAGTCACCAATCAGTAGACTTTTTTGAAATCCCAATTCCCATTAGGCTAGTTGGTGCAGAGTCTGATACTACGGTGGTTTTGGATAATGTTATTCAGGGCCAGATGTATTTTTTAGAAGTGGACTTTGTTGTCAATTCACTAGAGTTTGATCCTGATCGATGGATACTGGCTTTAAGTGAAGTTGGAATTGATCCTGATATCAATGATGAATATGAGAACTTGTTTCAAGCCTATCCGAATCCTGCTTCTACAGAGGTACGGTTTTTCTCTTCTACCCCAATCAGCGGTCTGAAGACTGCTGAAGTTTATAATGTCAATGGTAAGTTGTGCAAAAGCATAGAGCCGGAAGGTGGGATTCTAAACGGTTTTAGAATGGATATTTCTGAGTTAGAGCCTGCCGTTTATATCGTAAGATTTCAAGGGTTTTCGGATTATTCTGTAAGATTCATAAAAATGGAATAA
- a CDS encoding bifunctional 2-methylcitrate synthase/citrate synthase, with product MSDKIIAPKGLAGVITDETSISKVMPEINSLVYRGYKVQDLAEECSFEEVAYLMTHPDLPNAQQLTEFSAKEKSYRDLSGDLLEVIKKFPKEAHPMDTLRTAVSFIGMEDPRIWDDSPKTNMDKFISLLAKIPTAIAAAYRHSKGLDFIAPNKDLSISENFFHMCFGKVPAKEVVKAFDVSLILYAEHSFNASTFATRVITSTTSDIYSAVVGGIGALKGPLHGGANEQVMHMLKEVGEPDVAKEWMLEALAEKKKVMGFGHRVYRKGDSRVPTMKKYTTKMADFTGEKKWLEIANILEETMVSEKGIYPNLDFPAGPAYYMMGFEIDMFTPIFVMSRITGWCAHIMEQQAHNRIIRPLSDYIGEPERAVKELSAR from the coding sequence ATGAGTGATAAAATAATTGCCCCAAAAGGTCTCGCAGGAGTAATAACCGACGAGACATCGATTTCTAAAGTGATGCCCGAAATCAATTCGTTGGTTTACCGAGGCTACAAGGTTCAGGATTTAGCAGAAGAGTGCTCTTTCGAAGAAGTCGCCTACTTGATGACTCATCCTGACTTGCCAAATGCGCAGCAGCTAACAGAATTTTCAGCAAAGGAAAAGAGCTACCGTGATTTGTCAGGAGACCTTCTTGAAGTGATCAAGAAATTTCCAAAAGAGGCTCACCCCATGGATACTTTGCGCACAGCGGTGAGTTTTATCGGGATGGAAGATCCACGTATTTGGGATGATTCTCCCAAGACAAACATGGACAAGTTTATCAGCTTGCTCGCTAAAATTCCAACGGCCATTGCTGCGGCATACCGCCACTCTAAAGGACTGGATTTCATTGCACCAAACAAGGACTTATCCATCAGTGAAAACTTCTTTCACATGTGCTTTGGAAAAGTCCCTGCCAAGGAAGTTGTGAAAGCTTTCGACGTTTCATTGATTCTTTATGCTGAGCATAGCTTCAATGCCTCCACTTTTGCTACTCGAGTAATCACCTCTACTACCAGTGATATATACAGTGCGGTAGTGGGCGGAATCGGCGCTTTGAAAGGCCCACTTCACGGTGGGGCAAATGAGCAAGTAATGCATATGCTCAAAGAAGTTGGCGAACCGGATGTAGCCAAAGAATGGATGCTGGAAGCGTTGGCAGAAAAGAAAAAAGTGATGGGATTCGGGCACCGCGTTTACCGAAAGGGAGACTCCCGCGTACCTACCATGAAGAAGTACACAACGAAAATGGCCGATTTTACGGGCGAGAAAAAGTGGCTGGAAATTGCCAATATATTGGAAGAAACGATGGTTTCTGAAAAAGGTATCTACCCCAACCTGGACTTCCCGGCAGGTCCTGCATATTACATGATGGGATTTGAAATCGATATGTTCACTCCTATTTTCGTAATGAGTCGCATCACCGGATGGTGTGCTCATATTATGGAGCAACAAGCCCACAACCGTATTATTCGCCCACTAAGCGATTACATTGGAGAGCCTGAAAGAGCGGTTAAAGAATTGTCTGCACGATAA
- the prpB gene encoding methylisocitrate lyase, translated as MIISDKSPSEKRAAFRKELASGKLLQFPGAYNPMVAMLIEQKGFDGVYVSGAVMANSLGLPDIGMTTLTEVAQFASAIARVTSLPSIMDIDTGFGETMSVARTIKELTYLGMAGCHIEDQINPKRCGHLDNKELVSVDAMVQKVKAAADAKTDENFLLIARTDARGVEGLDKALDRAKAYVDAGADMIFPEAMKDESEFEAFRNAVDVPLLSNMTEFGKSRLLNKSELESLGYNLVIYPVTTQRLAMHAVEKGLDIISSEGSQEGALEMMQTRKRLYEVLHYEDYNAYDSSLYNFKL; from the coding sequence ATGATCATAAGCGATAAAAGTCCTTCCGAAAAAAGAGCCGCTTTCCGAAAGGAATTGGCTAGTGGGAAACTCCTTCAATTTCCTGGAGCATACAACCCAATGGTGGCTATGCTTATCGAGCAAAAAGGCTTCGACGGCGTCTATGTTTCGGGAGCCGTAATGGCAAATTCTTTAGGTCTCCCTGATATTGGGATGACCACATTGACGGAAGTAGCGCAATTTGCTTCTGCTATTGCACGGGTTACTTCGCTTCCATCCATTATGGATATTGATACAGGTTTCGGTGAAACCATGAGCGTAGCACGTACCATCAAAGAATTAACTTACTTGGGAATGGCGGGATGCCACATCGAAGATCAAATCAACCCCAAGAGATGCGGACACTTAGACAATAAGGAGTTGGTCTCAGTTGATGCGATGGTTCAAAAAGTAAAAGCAGCGGCTGACGCCAAAACTGATGAAAACTTCCTCTTGATTGCCAGAACCGATGCACGCGGAGTGGAAGGGTTGGACAAAGCACTTGACCGAGCAAAGGCCTACGTCGATGCGGGAGCCGATATGATCTTTCCCGAAGCGATGAAAGATGAATCAGAATTTGAAGCTTTCCGAAATGCGGTAGATGTGCCATTGTTGTCAAATATGACCGAGTTTGGTAAGTCGCGACTTCTGAATAAATCAGAATTGGAAAGCTTGGGATATAACTTGGTCATTTATCCAGTTACCACCCAGCGATTGGCCATGCACGCGGTAGAGAAAGGTTTGGATATCATTTCAAGTGAAGGAAGCCAAGAAGGAGCCCTCGAAATGATGCAAACTAGAAAGCGACTCTACGAAGTATTGCACTACGAGGACTACAACGCCTATGACAGTTCGCTGTATAATTTCAAACTATAA